From Desulfurella amilsii, the proteins below share one genomic window:
- a CDS encoding NAD(P)/FAD-dependent oxidoreductase, with translation MYNAIIIGGGTSGLACACFCNKDTLVLDKQRIGKKLSVAGNSRVNLTNLADLDDFIKAYIPNGNFLRDAFGVFFREELIDFVSKLGLKTQIENTKVFLSNSNGEEFVKRIKNYIIGRKAQIHEYERVTKIEQNKHFFVHTTKSIYEAKNIVIATGGLSYPKLGACADGYNFAKSFGHNIAPTQPFETPFCIKDDLFKNLDGISLDNVEIKYKNKIFSGNLLFTHFGLSGPTILDLSCYTKNGDKIYINFLGNDKEHLLKDLNDENKNLKSIIKKYLPKRFAENMSEKIPFIKKKILEVSKKDLNLLLNLIFNYKVTVELCGFERAFVTKGGVSLREVDPKSCASKLVKGLYFCGEVLDIAGTIGGFNIQAAFSTGYLVSQKLGSLPLKNI, from the coding sequence TTGTATAACGCAATTATTATTGGTGGTGGCACAAGCGGTCTTGCTTGTGCCTGTTTTTGTAATAAGGATACATTAGTTTTAGATAAGCAAAGAATAGGCAAGAAGTTATCCGTAGCTGGTAATTCTCGCGTAAACCTCACAAATCTTGCAGATTTAGATGATTTTATAAAAGCTTATATTCCAAATGGGAATTTTTTAAGAGATGCCTTTGGGGTTTTTTTTAGAGAAGAGCTGATTGATTTTGTAAGCAAACTTGGTTTGAAAACACAGATTGAAAACACTAAAGTATTTTTAAGTAATTCAAATGGAGAAGAATTTGTAAAAAGGATAAAAAACTACATTATAGGTAGAAAAGCGCAAATACATGAATATGAAAGGGTAACTAAAATTGAACAAAACAAACATTTTTTTGTGCATACTACGAAAAGTATTTATGAGGCTAAAAATATTGTTATTGCAACAGGTGGCTTGAGCTACCCAAAACTAGGTGCTTGCGCAGATGGTTATAATTTTGCAAAGTCCTTTGGACATAACATCGCTCCTACACAACCTTTTGAAACACCATTTTGTATTAAAGATGATTTATTCAAAAATTTAGATGGCATATCTTTAGATAATGTTGAAATTAAATACAAAAATAAAATATTTAGTGGAAATTTATTATTTACCCATTTTGGTTTGAGTGGCCCAACTATTTTAGATTTATCATGTTACACAAAAAATGGTGATAAAATTTATATCAATTTTTTAGGAAATGATAAGGAACATTTGCTAAAAGATCTAAATGATGAAAATAAGAATTTAAAATCTATCATTAAAAAATATTTACCAAAAAGGTTCGCAGAAAATATGTCAGAAAAAATACCATTTATCAAGAAAAAAATATTAGAAGTCTCCAAAAAAGATTTGAATTTATTATTGAACTTGATATTTAATTATAAAGTTACTGTAGAATTATGTGGTTTCGAAAGAGCTTTTGTAACAAAAGGTGGAGTATCTTTGAGAGAAGTTGATCCAAAATCCTGTGCTTCAAAGCTGGTTAAGGGTTTGTATTTCTGCGGTGAAGTGTTAGATATTGCTGGTACAATTGGCGGATTTAATATACAAGCAGCATTTTCTACAGGTTATCTTGTTTCTCAAAAACTTGGAAGCCTGCCATTAAAAAACATATAA
- a CDS encoding cytochrome c biogenesis CcdA family protein: MSAFLGGILSFISPCILPLIPIYISYISGVTIKELKNSKDKNVYKKAIINSIAFVLGFSVIFTLMGTSASYIGTLIVTNKILLAKISGILIIIFGIFYILKIDFIYKFLRIDVKIKSVNLLTSFVIGILFAFGWSPCVGPILSSILVIAANTASLSEGAMLLFIYSLGLGIPFLLASVFMGFFVNSFNFLKTNLVTYIMSVFLISVGFYMFFNGRLPSF, from the coding sequence TTGAGTGCCTTTTTGGGTGGTATTTTATCTTTTATTAGTCCATGCATTTTACCATTAATACCAATTTATATTTCATATATTTCTGGTGTTACCATAAAAGAGCTTAAAAACTCCAAGGACAAAAATGTATACAAAAAGGCTATTATAAACTCTATAGCATTTGTATTGGGCTTTAGCGTAATTTTTACACTAATGGGAACAAGTGCAAGCTACATTGGCACTTTAATAGTTACAAATAAGATTTTGCTGGCAAAAATCTCGGGTATTTTAATAATAATATTTGGAATTTTTTATATATTAAAAATCGACTTTATTTACAAATTTTTGCGCATTGATGTAAAAATAAAAAGTGTTAATCTGTTAACATCTTTTGTAATTGGTATTTTATTCGCATTTGGCTGGAGCCCCTGCGTGGGTCCAATTTTATCATCAATACTTGTAATTGCAGCAAATACTGCTAGCCTCTCAGAAGGCGCAATGTTACTTTTTATATACTCACTGGGTCTTGGCATACCGTTTCTTTTGGCTTCTGTATTTATGGGCTTCTTTGTAAACTCATTCAATTTTTTAAAGACAAATTTAGTTACTTATATTATGAGCGTATTTTTAATATCAGTAGGTTTTTATATGTTTTTTAATGGCAGGCTTCCAAGTTTTTGA
- a CDS encoding MinD/ParA family protein has translation MNDQAKKLRELVDTNKKNQKVIAVSSGKGGVGKTSITSNMAVALSNINKKVILLDGDLGLANVDIVLGVKTNYSIIDVINKSKRLEEIIVDYNQNLKIIPAGSGIEDISNVSENDLIDLMDKLNELASQTDVLLIDTGAGISKKVMTLLKNAIDIVIVATPEPTSIADAYATIKILTLNYKRKDIKMFINMAKDKQEAQNVFNNMNNICEKFLNTKLEMASYSVFDKTLPNSIKSQKPIIQYYPDSSFSISIKRLINYFFSQNIKLIDNPIKMFFNNLFGRM, from the coding sequence ATGAATGATCAGGCTAAAAAGTTGAGAGAATTGGTGGATACTAACAAAAAAAACCAAAAAGTCATAGCTGTCTCTAGCGGCAAAGGCGGTGTAGGAAAAACAAGTATAACTTCAAATATGGCTGTTGCGTTAAGCAATATCAACAAAAAAGTAATACTGCTTGATGGCGATTTAGGCCTTGCAAATGTAGATATTGTTTTAGGCGTAAAAACAAATTACAGCATAATTGATGTAATAAATAAATCAAAAAGATTAGAAGAAATTATAGTGGATTATAACCAAAATCTAAAAATTATACCAGCTGGTAGTGGCATAGAAGACATATCAAATGTTTCAGAAAATGACTTAATTGATTTGATGGATAAACTTAATGAACTAGCAAGCCAAACAGACGTGTTGTTGATAGACACAGGCGCTGGAATATCAAAAAAAGTCATGACATTGCTTAAAAATGCGATAGATATAGTTATTGTGGCTACACCTGAGCCTACTTCAATTGCCGATGCTTATGCAACAATTAAGATATTAACTCTAAACTACAAACGCAAAGATATAAAAATGTTTATAAATATGGCAAAAGATAAACAAGAGGCACAAAATGTTTTTAATAACATGAATAATATATGTGAGAAATTCTTAAATACAAAACTTGAAATGGCAAGCTATAGTGTGTTTGATAAAACTCTACCAAACTCAATTAAAAGCCAAAAACCAATTATTCAGTACTATCCAGACTCAAGTTTTTCTATTTCTATAAAAAGGCTTATAAATTACTTTTTCTCTCAAAATATTAAACTTATTGACAATCCAATCAAAATGTTTTTTAATAATCTATTTGGGAGGATGTGA
- the flhF gene encoding flagellar biosynthesis protein FlhF encodes MIIKTFEANNLQEAIKKIKKELGEEAVILSTRKVRKGSFFSFFKREVIEVTAAIEHPESTKKKDFANLIESKQNDQSKQDLEKKIQDLENLLKNATKNPLQEVVESIKSDLDNLKSSLSYMAKKEGEIDIYNLPISVQKYFNFMNEKGINKKYSFKISKALYDNLYAEKLKDDNYTIDYLSVLLSQFFKTVEPTEQIVVLTGPTGVGKTTTIAKLAAIEKLKNKKKVSIITTDTYRIGAVDQLLTYSKIMEIPMQVCLGRDDLQKAINEFSGYDKIFIDTVGRSQKDIKRLEESFSLFNDQNGMHISLVLALNTKEEDCMEIYGKFSRLKIDSLLLTKLDETNTPGTMLNFAVKTKKPISYISFGQDVPDDLVKADPFGISSFIIKKAKIEGENE; translated from the coding sequence ATGATAATAAAAACATTCGAGGCAAACAATCTTCAAGAAGCTATTAAAAAAATAAAAAAAGAGCTAGGCGAAGAAGCTGTAATTTTATCTACAAGAAAAGTGCGTAAAGGTTCATTTTTTTCTTTTTTTAAAAGAGAGGTTATTGAAGTTACAGCTGCTATCGAGCATCCAGAAAGTACCAAAAAAAAAGATTTTGCTAATTTAATCGAGTCCAAACAAAACGACCAATCCAAACAAGACCTTGAAAAAAAGATACAAGATTTAGAAAATCTGTTAAAAAATGCTACAAAAAATCCCTTACAAGAAGTGGTAGAAAGTATTAAAAGTGACCTAGACAACCTAAAAAGCAGCCTATCATACATGGCAAAAAAAGAAGGTGAGATTGATATTTACAATTTGCCCATTTCTGTTCAAAAGTATTTTAATTTTATGAATGAAAAAGGTATAAACAAAAAATATTCTTTTAAAATATCCAAAGCTCTTTATGATAATTTGTATGCCGAAAAACTCAAAGATGACAACTACACTATTGATTACCTAAGCGTTCTTTTGTCCCAGTTTTTTAAGACAGTAGAGCCAACTGAACAAATAGTCGTATTAACAGGTCCAACCGGTGTGGGCAAAACAACAACTATAGCAAAACTTGCAGCAATAGAAAAGTTAAAAAACAAAAAAAAAGTAAGCATCATAACTACTGACACTTACCGCATAGGCGCCGTTGATCAACTACTTACCTATTCAAAAATTATGGAAATACCTATGCAGGTATGTCTTGGAAGAGATGATTTACAAAAAGCCATAAATGAATTTAGTGGTTATGACAAAATTTTTATTGATACAGTTGGTCGAAGTCAAAAAGATATTAAGCGTCTTGAAGAATCATTTAGTTTATTTAATGATCAAAATGGTATGCATATCAGTTTAGTTTTAGCTTTAAATACTAAAGAAGAAGACTGTATGGAAATTTATGGTAAATTTTCTAGACTCAAGATTGATAGTTTGTTACTTACTAAATTAGACGAAACAAATACACCTGGCACAATGCTTAATTTTGCTGTTAAAACAAAAAAACCCATTTCTTACATTAGTTTTGGACAAGATGTGCCAGATGATCTCGTAAAAGCAGACCCTTTTGGTATATCTTCATTTATTATCAAAAAAGCAAAAATAGAGGGTGAAAATGAATGA